In the Topomyia yanbarensis strain Yona2022 chromosome 3, ASM3024719v1, whole genome shotgun sequence genome, one interval contains:
- the LOC131688238 gene encoding uncharacterized protein LOC131688238: MLLCIVLTVLRKVILNRIQEKIDGTLRRSCVDHIVTLRIILEQVNEFQESLYLVFIDYEKAFNRLNHENMWGALRRKGVPEKIIGLIEAQYEAFSCRILPDGVLSDPIRVVAEIRQGCILSPLLFLIVIDEILVGAIDRPTNRGFAVATYY; the protein is encoded by the coding sequence ATGTTACTGTGTATCGTTCTCACAGTTCTCCGCAAAGTGATCCTGAACCGGATACAGGAGAAGATTGACGGAACTCTCCGACGATCCTGTGTGGACCATATTGTCACGCTCCGTATCATCCTGGAGCAAGTCAATGAATTCCAAGAGTCTCTCTACTTAGTGTTCATCGACTACGAAAAAGCTTTCAACCGTCTAAATCACGAAAATATGTGGGGAGCCCTGAGACGCAAGGGAGTCCCTGAGAAAATCATCGGTCTAATTGAAGCACAGTACGAGGCATTTTCGTGCAGAATATTGCCCGATGGTGTCTTGTCTGACCCCATCCGGGTCGTGGCTGAAATTAGGCAAGGATGTATTCTATCACCGCTACTGTTCCTCATCGTAATCGACGAGATCCTGGTAGGAGCGATTGACCGTCCAACAAATCGTGGGTTTGCTGTGGCAACCTATTACTAG
- the LOC131688237 gene encoding uncharacterized protein LOC131688237, producing the protein MIQCYAPTDATEMQEKENFYSQLNAVVDKIPKADIKIYMGDVNAKMGSDNSYYEHVMGRLGLGEMCENGELLAEFCGNNDMVIGGSLFPHRPIRLRIARIQRQEDKIGRRFNTRRLEDAAVRRSFVEELENHAADIPEGGSVEDQWTAIKNAFIATGENNLGELRTQRKQWITDDTWKQIEERRDAKAAIERAKTRGAKAATRQPYSALEKEVKRSCRRDKRLPSRRSGTKINATIPAKDTSGQLLTDRTDQLKRWFEHFENLFQVSATPPTTRHDPPRVRRITRVNTEAPGMARDRSSHPEHEIEQSPRGRSHISRDAQS; encoded by the exons ATGATCCAATGTTACGCGCCAACTGATGCTACCGAAATGCAAGAAAAGGAGAACTTTTACAGTCAACTGAATGCTGTCGTGGATAAAATTCCGAAAGCTGATATCAAGATCTACATGGGCGACGTCAATGCGAAGATGGGCTCCGATAACTCGTACTATGAGCACGTCATGGGACGTCTTGGCCTCGGAGAAATGTGCGAAAACGGAGAGCTACTTGCAGAGTTTTGTGGCAACAATGACATGGTGATCGGGGGATCGCTCTTCCCCCATCGGCCA ATCCGGCTGCGTATTGCAAGGATTCAGCGACAGGAGGATAAGATCGGGCGTCGGTTTAACACACGTCGTCTGGAAGATGCTGCGGTAAGAAGGTCCTTCGTCGAAGAGCTAGAGAACCATGCTGCAGATATTCCGGAAGGTGGAAGCGTAGAAGATCAATGGACCGCCATCAAGAACGCCTTCATTGCCACCGGCGAGAATAATCTGGGTGAGCTACGTACCCAGAGAAAACAGTGGATCACAGATGACACCTGGAAGCAGATAGAGGAACGAAGGGACGCCAAAGCCGCGATTGAGCGAGCGAAAACACGAGGAGCCAAAGCCGCAACCCGTCAGCCCTATTCGGCTCTAGAGAAGGAAGTGAAACGCTCATGTAGACGGGACAAAAGACTCCCTAGCCGAAGAAG TGGGACAAAGATTAATGCTACGATACCCGCGAAAGACACGTCTGGACAGTTGTTAACCGACCGCACAGACCAGCTGAAACGCTGGTTCGAACACTTTGAAAACCTTTTTCAAGTGTCGGCCACGCCACCAACAACTCGGCATGATCCGCCAAGGGTTCGACGTATTACCCGCGTCAACACCGAAGCTCCTGGCATGGCAAGAGATAGAAGCAGCCATCCGGAGCATGAAATCGAACAGAGCCCCAGGGGTCGATCGCATATCAGCAGAGATGCTCAAAGCTGA